The sequence TCATACTCAACGAAATCGGAGATTTCTTTCTCAGTTAAGTCCAGAGTCACAAACTTCCGTGCCGGCGTTTCAATGAATCGCGACTGTACCTTCTTGTCTTCCAACTGATGGACATAAAAGCCGGCCTTCACACTCTCATCGTTAAAACTCAGACGCTCCGGACTTCCTGAATAAAATACGTTCCTAACCTGTTGGGGTCTATGAATGTGTCCCAGCGCAACCAGGTCGAATTCCGATACTGATTCATCCGTCAAAACCGGTTCATGTTGCATGAGTAAGTCGCTGAATCCAGTATCGGCCTGAGCGTAAGTCATATGCGACATCAAGACTACCGGTGTTTCACTGCAAGAGCATTGTGCCCTCAGCCCCTTCAAGGCAATGGCGATTTTACTGGTCATTTCCTGATGTACTTCATGCGGCTGTAGCCCCCGGTATTCTTCCTGCGTCAGGATCGATGACCGGTTTAATCCTGGGAAACACACTACTTCAAAGTCACTAAAATCAATAATCCCGGGATGGGTGTAGATATAAGTGTTTTTCAGATCCATTTCCTTAATGATCTCGTAGGCAGCTACAGAATCGTGGCTCGGAGTTCCCGATATGATAACCACTTTTATGCCGTGAGCCGTCAATTTCCGAATCCATGTCACAAATGCTTTAATCTCGACGCTGGCCCGGTTAATCATCACATTAGAATCCTTGAAAGCATCGCCGCTGAACAACACATACTGGCAGCGTTCAGCAATGATTTTATCCGCTACCCAATCCATGGTTCGAGAAATATCTTCGAACCTGGAGGAAGGGTTGGGGCCCGGGTAGTTCAGGCCCCAGTGCGCGTCGGCTACATGCGCCATTTTCACTATTCTCATACCGCCGTTGCCCCCTTATTTTTTCTGGCAATCCATGCAAAGCGCACGGCCAATCTTATCAGAACTGTACTTGGCAACCTTT is a genomic window of Acetonema longum DSM 6540 containing:
- a CDS encoding metallophosphoesterase family protein, with product MRIVKMAHVADAHWGLNYPGPNPSSRFEDISRTMDWVADKIIAERCQYVLFSGDAFKDSNVMINRASVEIKAFVTWIRKLTAHGIKVVIISGTPSHDSVAAYEIIKEMDLKNTYIYTHPGIIDFSDFEVVCFPGLNRSSILTQEEYRGLQPHEVHQEMTSKIAIALKGLRAQCSCSETPVVLMSHMTYAQADTGFSDLLMQHEPVLTDESVSEFDLVALGHIHRPQQVRNVFYSGSPERLSFNDESVKAGFYVHQLEDKKVQSRFIETPARKFVTLDLTEKEISDFVEYDAMADWVQDTAEKVADSVVRVRYSCSEDLNKRFNKKAMERVLVSVGAHFIHAIEGEIQRTDRQRSEEVTESLTPVMAMAVWAQQQSISPEEISELSGMTETLLAGGMEV